In Desulfobacter hydrogenophilus, the genomic stretch GTCACCCTCCACCAGAACCGTGTAAATGCCTGTGATTGAACCGCCGCTCTCAAGGACGCCGGGGCGCTCTAAAAGAATGGGAATCTGGACAAAAAATGAGGGCGTATATCCTCTGGTGGTCGGTGGCTCACCGGCCGCCAACCCCACATCCCTGGAAGACATGGCAAACCGGGTAATGGAATCCAGCATGAGCAGCACATCCTTTCCCTGATCCCTGAAGTACTCGGCAATGGTGGTGGCCAGATAGGCACCCCGCATACGGGTTAACGGCGGCGAATCCGATGTGGCCGCCACGAGGACAGCCCGCTTGAGCCCCTCCTCTCCCAGGGTCTCCTCCACAAAATCCTTAACCTCCCGGCCCCGTTCCCCAATCAGCCCGATCACCACCACATCCGCATTGGTATGTTTGGTCATCATGCCCATGAGCACACTTTTTCCCACGCCGGAGCCGGCCATGATGGCCACCCGTTGCCCCCGGCCCAGGGTAATCATGGAATTAATGGCCCCGATACCGACATCCAGGGGCTCTTTGATCCTTTTTCGTTCCAGAGGGCCCAGGGGTTTTCCATACAAATAATAGGAAGTTGAACCTGAAATCGGACCCTTATTGTCAATGGGATTTCCCATGCCGTCCAGTACACGCCCAAGCATGTCGTCGCCCACCGGCACCATGGGGGAAGAGGCCACCGGCACAATCCGGCTTCCCATGCTGATGCCCCTGATCTCACCAAAGGGCATAAACAGCGCTTTTTCCTGCCGAAAGCCCACCACTTCGGCCATCACTGCCAAACCATGGTCATTGATAATGCGACACACGCCGCCCACGCCGAGGCCTAAGCTGTCCCCTTCGGCAATCAGCCCGATCACCTGGGACACCCGGCCTTCGGGCGTCACGGTTTTAACCTTTTCCACCGCATTGGCATAAACGCTAAAATCCACTTTTTTAAAAAGATCGTTCATCATATGCCCGCCTTGGCAATGGCATCGTAAACCGCCTTAAGTTTAGACTCGGGATCTGTAGTAATGGTGGCGCCGGCACTTTCAATGCGACATCCCCCTTTGGGAATCATGGCGTCCGTATTCACTGTAATATGGGTCAAGGAGCGTATAGACTCAAAAAAAGTCTCTTTAATCATTTCTACATATTCATAGTCTTCGTCGGCCACACTCAGGGTAATTTCCTCCGGGGAGGCAAGTTGGGACAACGCGTCCAGGATTGTGTTTTTGATCACAGCATCGTCCGAGTCCAGTTTGGCCAGCACCACTTTCCCGGCAATCTGACAGACAAGTTCAACCAACTGGGTTTCATATCGTGCCAGCATATTTTCCAGCATCTGATCCGCGGTTTCCAATGCCTGCTGGAAAGGTTCCAGGATCTGCGCCATTTCCTGAACAATCTCCTGTTTCCCGTCATCACGCCCATCTTCTATCCCCTTTTCATAACCCTCGGCCTCGCCTTTGGCAAATCCGTCGGTCTCCCCTTGTTTAAACCCCTCTTTCCGGCCTTTTTCCAGCCCCTCTTCATAGCCCTTAGCATGGCCGGCTACCTGCCCTTTTTCCAGCCCTTGGGCCATACCCTGCTCATAGCCTGCGGCAAATCCCTGTTCTTCCGGTGTGGGGCGATCTTCCGGCTCATCCGAACCCTGGGCTTCCTCCAAGAGACCGGAGACATCCTTTTTTAGATCAGGCTTATCGGCATCCACATCCGCGCCCTGGATTAAGGGTTCAAACAATTCTTTTTTAAGTTGTTTGGTGATTTTATAAAGGGCCTCAAACCCACCTTCTTCCCTTTCAACTTCCAAGGGATCAAACAAAAGTTTAAACCGGTCAAAATCAGGCTGGGCATCCGACCGTGACACCTCTTTATCAAAATTGTCAAGGGAGCCCACATCAATGGCCTTGAATTCATCATCTTGTGACGGAAACGATTCATCTTTATGTTCGTCTTGATCAGACAAGGACATCATCTTTTCCTTTACCCAGGGTTATGGTACCGTCGGCCTCAAGCTCTTTAGCAGCCCTGACCACGGCCTGCTGGGCTTCTTCAACCTCTGCCAGGCGAACAGGACCCATGGCATCCAGATCGTCCTTAAGCATTTCACCGGCCCGCTGGGACAGGTTGGCAAAAATTTTGGACTTCATATCTTCTGTGGCGGTTTTCAATGCATAGGTGAGTTGCTGACCTTCAACCTTCTTGAGAATTTCCCTCATGGCAGTATCATCCACATTGGTCAAGTCCTCAAATACAAACATGAGTTTGCGGATCTCATTGGCCATTTCCGCATCATCTTCCTCAACATATTCCATAACTGCATCTTCGGTGGATTTGTCCACACCATTGATGATATCCACCAGGACTTCCAGGCCGCCTGCCTTACCGCCGGGTCCGACGGCGCCGCTGAGCTCATATTTCAAGGCTTTATCTACGTCCCGGACAACGTCTTCGGAAATCTGGCCTAGCCGGGCGATCCTCATGGAAATATCGCCCTTGAGTTCATCCGGTAAATTCATCATAATTTCCGAGGAAATTTCTGCAGGCATATGGGCCAGAATCATGGCTATGGTCTGGGGATGTTCACCTTCAATATATGTAGATAAAGTGCCCGTATTCACATTCCGGCTCCATATAAAGGGTTTGGCCTGTTTCTTTTTTTCCAAATCGTCCAGGATGGCTTTGGCTTCCTTGTCCTTCAGTGTTTTGGTTACCACATTCTTAATAAAGGAGTCCCCTTCAACAATCATTTTGGGCTCTCCTTCATATATGACATTGAAATCAGCACACACGGTTTTGAGCATGTCAGGCGTAATCTGGTCAACCTTGGACATTTCAAAGGCAATTTCCCCAATTTCCTGCTCTTTCATTCTTGAAAACACCTGGGTTGTATATTCTTCTCCCATGTACATGAGAAATACTGCTGCCTTTTGACAACCGTCTAAATTTTCCGGATCAAATGCTTTTGACATGGAATTAATCCTCCTCCTCTTCTTCCTCTACGTCACTGAGCCATCCCTTGATGATATTCACGGTCTTGAACAGGTCTTTTTCCGCATAATAACGGGCCTTTTCATGACTACTCATATTTGCTATGTATGCGTTCCGCTCAGCTGCAGTCATTTTTTGGATAAACTCTTCTTTCTGGTCTTCGGTCATCATTTCAAAAAATTCACGCTGCTGATTCGCATTCATCTCAATAAAGGCAGGTTCCTTTTCCTCTGTCTCAAGTTGGGCACGTTCTTCCGGCGAGGGTAACGCTTCCTGTTCCACCGTAACTTTGATGTCACGAACAGTTTTTATGATCGGCCGGATGAT encodes the following:
- the fliG gene encoding flagellar motor switch protein FliG, yielding MSKAFDPENLDGCQKAAVFLMYMGEEYTTQVFSRMKEQEIGEIAFEMSKVDQITPDMLKTVCADFNVIYEGEPKMIVEGDSFIKNVVTKTLKDKEAKAILDDLEKKKQAKPFIWSRNVNTGTLSTYIEGEHPQTIAMILAHMPAEISSEIMMNLPDELKGDISMRIARLGQISEDVVRDVDKALKYELSGAVGPGGKAGGLEVLVDIINGVDKSTEDAVMEYVEEDDAEMANEIRKLMFVFEDLTNVDDTAMREILKKVEGQQLTYALKTATEDMKSKIFANLSQRAGEMLKDDLDAMGPVRLAEVEEAQQAVVRAAKELEADGTITLGKGKDDVLV
- a CDS encoding FliH/SctL family protein; the encoded protein is MSLSDQDEHKDESFPSQDDEFKAIDVGSLDNFDKEVSRSDAQPDFDRFKLLFDPLEVEREEGGFEALYKITKQLKKELFEPLIQGADVDADKPDLKKDVSGLLEEAQGSDEPEDRPTPEEQGFAAGYEQGMAQGLEKGQVAGHAKGYEEGLEKGRKEGFKQGETDGFAKGEAEGYEKGIEDGRDDGKQEIVQEMAQILEPFQQALETADQMLENMLARYETQLVELVCQIAGKVVLAKLDSDDAVIKNTILDALSQLASPEEITLSVADEDYEYVEMIKETFFESIRSLTHITVNTDAMIPKGGCRIESAGATITTDPESKLKAVYDAIAKAGI
- a CDS encoding FliI/YscN family ATPase, whose translation is MMNDLFKKVDFSVYANAVEKVKTVTPEGRVSQVIGLIAEGDSLGLGVGGVCRIINDHGLAVMAEVVGFRQEKALFMPFGEIRGISMGSRIVPVASSPMVPVGDDMLGRVLDGMGNPIDNKGPISGSTSYYLYGKPLGPLERKRIKEPLDVGIGAINSMITLGRGQRVAIMAGSGVGKSVLMGMMTKHTNADVVVIGLIGERGREVKDFVEETLGEEGLKRAVLVAATSDSPPLTRMRGAYLATTIAEYFRDQGKDVLLMLDSITRFAMSSRDVGLAAGEPPTTRGYTPSFFVQIPILLERPGVLESGGSITGIYTVLVEGDDMNDPVGDTVRSITDGHIVLSRDLANRGHYPAIDVMASVSRVMRDVSKPEHMAMRDKAVNIMAAYRNAEDMITIGAYVDGSNPDVDQARKLMPGINRLLRQNIGQKMNMQASVAGLKRALGIKGSPTEPKKTKPNP